The following is a genomic window from Nitrospirota bacterium.
TATCAGATTTCAGACGAGTTACCTGCTGCCAGAGGATGTTGTATACGCTGTGGTTCGGATATTCTGGGCATGTCCTTGAAGAGCCTTGTGGGAAAAGTGTTGCGTTGAGCCAGCCACCGTAGTACCAAAAATCAGTTGCCGTGCCTAATCGATCTCCTGTCTGTCTATCCACAATAGACAGCTGAGCCTTGGTGATGTGGAAAATACGCGAGAAGCTGCGATCATTTTTTATCTGTCTCTCAAATATCTCCTGAAGCTTCGCTTGATCAGGCTGTCCGTTGGCAAGGAAATAGGTCTTGTCTACCTCAACAGTCTTATGGACTTTGACGCCTCCTTCTGTCTTGCACAGATGCTGAAAATACAGCCGACCAGGGACAATGTCCCATGTCGGAATCAACACAAAGATCGCGATAGCTAAGGCCTGTAAATTTCTCTTCCTGATAGCCGTTACCGCCAAGACGTTGGCCAGCTTACCAATGAGATGAACCGCGAGCCACGCCACGAAAATGTAGAGGAACAGAGCAATGAGTAGAGATAGAGCAATCATCTACGCCGCCTTTCGCAGAGTTGTAAAATAGTCATCATCACCAACCCATCTAGTCATGAGGTTGCTGTCAGTCCCGCCGACCAAGGGGACCGAAAAGATATCGATATCCCGACCGCCGGTCAGCCGATCATCACCGGTCCCGCCGTCCAGTAGATTGTTACCTTGTTGGCCGAGGAGAATGTCATTACCGGCGCCACCGCTCAGCAGCGGGTCGTTTCCTGCACCGCCTTCAATGTAGTCATGGCCGCCATTGCCGATGATGGTATCCGCCCCGTCCGAGCCATAAAGATGATCGCCGCCAGCATGACCTTCCAGCACATCCCCCACGCGATCGTCCCCAAAGATCACCTCGTTGGCCGAGGCCACGCCGCCGACTTCAAACCCCGTCCGCACATCGACATAATGCGTGTCGGTCGGGACGGTGCCGCCGTCGTTAATGTTGATCGCCAGACGCTTGACCAACAGTTCGGCGCGATCGCTGAGCGCGAGCGTGGTCCACGCGCCTTCACCGGCCTGCGTGTCATAGAGATCGAGCGCGCCACCGGCGTTGTGAATCGTGTAGTCGGCCCCGATCACAACGAAGGGATTCAGTTCTTGCAGCGCATACCGATACGCCAGCCCATCGGGCGTGGCGGCTTTGGCCTGGCTCAACACGGTGCTGCTCGACGTGTCGACCAGACTGTCGAGGCGATCGGGACTCGTCGCCGGCAGGCTATCCCGCAACGCGATCAGGTTCGTGTGGTAGGCCTCACGATCGCTTACGGGCGTCATCGTCACACTGGGTCCCTGGAACAGCCTCCGGAGGGCGTCGAGGCCGGTTTCCAAACTAGCGGCCGCTGTCGCGGAAGCGGCGTTGAGGATACTTGTGACGTCTGAGACGGACACGTTCGGATCAACCTTGGCGACGAGATCGTGCAGGGCTAACGCGTCGGTGAGGGTCGTGATGCTGTGGTTGTGAAGAGGGTCGATAAGACTTCCCTCGATGAAGGCACGCTCCACCGTTCCCAGATAGGTCCCGAATCCGCTGATCAGGGAAGGACCTTGCCCCACTACATTGGTGATGTTCGGGAAACTGAGCGTGGCGGGTGTGACACCCAGCAATTCGAGCACCTGCAGCACCGAGCCGCCAATACCCGGGGCGTTATACGTGTAGGCCGAGACCACGTCGGCATGGTCGGCGGTGAACGTTTGGGCAAGGAAGCCGCCCAAAGAATGGCCCGTCACAGTCAGGGCATGAGCCGGAGTAAACTTCAGTTCATTCTTAAACTGAGTGTAGAACGCCTCCAGGGAGGCATATTGCGCCTGAATATCCGTACTCCCGAGCAAGCCGATATCGACGAGGTCGGTAAACGCGTCAAAGGGATCATTGGTCCCGCGAATCGCCAGGAAGCGCTCGTTCGAGCCGTCGTTCTTCCGGAACAAGACCGCCGAGAAGCCATTCAGGTTGGGTGGGCTGACACTGACGATGGAATAGGTGGCTGCGAATTGAGCAGCCAGTGAGTCAGTGAAGCCTGCAATCTTCAACGCGTCTATAAACGCCTTGCGATTAGAATTCATCGATACCGTTAAGTTGGCATAGGCTGCCAAGGAGAACTGAGCTTACCGGAAATAAGTGCTTGTAGAATTTCCCATCTCAAATGCCTCCCATTTGAACGTTTCGCTTTGGTTTAATCACAGCTTTCCATAAATCATCGTATATGGCGTACCCCGGACAACTACTTGGTGGACCTTGGGGGAAAAGGTAGGCGGCCAACCATCCTCCATAAAAGTGGAAGAGTGTGGCTGATCCTAATATCTCCCCACTGTGTATATCCCGAACAAATGTCTCCACCTTAGTGATATGGAAAAGCCTAGAAAAACGGTCATCAAATGTGCTCCCGCTTTGATAGAGTCCGCTAAGCTCCTTCTGGTTTGGTTGTCCGTTGGCCGAAAAATACTTCTGCTCCACTTCAACAGACTTGTGCACCCTTACGCGTGCTTTGTCTTGACACAGATAACCAAAGTAAAGGTGTCCCGGAACGATGTCCCACGTCGGGATCAGCACAAACACCGCGATCGCACTGTACTTGGCAGCTTTGCTCGCGCTGTACTTTCCGATCGCGCTAACGACGAACTTCGCCAGCACGACGTAGGCAATCAACCCCAACAAAACAAAGAAGCCCATCGGTTATGCCACCTTTCTCTGGACCATCTGATCGACACTGCCATCCAGACCACTCGTGACAAACGTGAACTGGCCGTCGGGACGAATATACGTGTCGGCGGGTGCACCTTGACGACGAATCCCACCGACCAGCGTTTGCCCGTCGAATACAATCGTGCCGCTCCGGTCCGCATCGACGATCCGATCCTGCCCCTGGCCCGTGTGATAAAAATAGGTATCGAGCCCGGTGCCCCCGTCGAGCCGATCATCGCCCAGGCCGCCGTTGAGCCGATCGTTGTCCGCTTCCGCAAAGAGCTGGTCGTTGCCTTGCTGGCCGAGGAGGATGTCATTGTCACTGCCCCCAGGCAGCTCGTCGTTGTCGGCATTGCCTTCGAGATAATCCTGGTCGGCGAAGCCGTTGAGGACATCCTCACCGGCTCCTCCACACAGATGATCGCTGCCCGATCGTCCATCCAGGGGATCGTTGTCGATTCCTCCAAAGATGACCACCTGTGTCGCCGTCGCATTCCTGCCATTATTGAAGATTGTCGCCTTGTCCTCATACAACGTGGCGCTGGCGTTGGTGGGCGTTCCGTCCGCCAGCGTGAACTTCAGCTTCTCCGCCAGGAGCTCCGCCCGATCATTCAACGCATTCAACGTCCAGGTGCCTTGACCCGTTTGCGAGTTGTAGAGGTCCAGCGCGCCGTCCGCATTGTGTGGCGTATAATCCGGTCCGACCACGGCGAAGGGATTCAGTTCCTGGAGCGCATACCGATACGCGAGCCCGGTAGCATCGGCGTTGCGGGCCACTGCATAGATCTCACTGCTGCTCTTGGTAACAAAGCTGGCGATCTGGTAGGTCTGCGTCCCCACTGCGGCCCGAACGGCTTCGAGGTTGGTATAGAATTGATTTCTGAACGTGAGACTCCCAAAGTCATTCGTTTGGCGTCCAAACGGAGTCGGCGTGTAGCCCGGCACCAGAATCTTGCCTAACGCATCCAGTGCGTTCTCCAACGAATTCCCCTCGGCAATTCCTGACACCCCGACCAAGCCCGACGCGGCTTGGCTGGAGGAGGCCGCAAAGATCGCCTCGATCGTCTCCTTCAGTAACGTACCATCCACCTGCTGAAACAGCTCCATCAACGCCAGTGCATCCACCAGAAGCGTGAGGCTGTGGGTGGTACCAAAACTGCCGCTCTGCCCGAACAACCCGGCAAGTCCATCGACATTCGGTTGATCCTCAATAAAAATGGTCGTGGGAGCACCGTGAATCCCGGAGTTCGCCACATAGGGTTGATCGTTATGCGTCGCCTGCCCCACGAGTTGCGTGATTTTGTCGAAGCCGGTTCCCATCCCGATCTCGCCGGGCGGGAGGAACGAGGTCGTGGTGCTAAAATTCAAGATCGTTTCTTGGCGCACATCTTGGTACTGCTGGTCACCATACACGTTCCCGGTGTTCCCACTAGCAAACCAGGACGGATTGATGGCCAGCAGCCTGGTTTCGGCGGCTTGCAGCATTTCCCGAATCCGGTCCGCGTCGGACAGGCCTGCCGTACCTCCATTGATCCGACCACGACCGGCGCCGTTGAAGGTATACGTGGCAGTAATCTCATTCGCGTGCAGTTCGCTGAACACCGTCGCCAGATGCCCGCCCAGCGAGTAGCCGGTGACGTTGAGGACCGCATTCTGCGGCAATAGCCCTGAGGTCTTCAGGTCCCGGTAGTAGCGTTCCATACTCACGAGCTGCGCGAGCGCAAAGCCGGTCCCGGCAATTTCCCCGGCGGCGCCGGGCAACCCGTCCCGCTCCCAGTCCCCGCCCTCGGCCTGATTCTGGTATTCAAGGCTGCGGAAGGACAACGTGTATTCCCCAGTCGTCCGATCACGCATGAGGGTCGCCGAAAACCCCGTGGCATCATTGGCGTGGTGGTCGAGGATGTCGTAGGTACTGAGGAAGCGATCAGCCAGCACATTCGTAAAGCGGGTCTTGCCGGGAAGGTTGCCATTCGCATCTGGCTGGACAAATCGCGTGTCATTATTGCCGTCTAACAGAATCTCGCGAAGAGGCCGTCCGAATAGGAGCTGATCAAGATACGACTCCGCGGCCATTTGTTGCAGGGCAAACTTCAACCAAATCGAAATATTCGTTTGACTCATTTTGCCTCTCCTGCGTTTGCCGGTGCTGGCTTCAACACCTGGTTAATGAATTGCGCGTCGGTCTTCAGCGACTCCTTTGAACACTTTTGAGCTGTGAGCCACCACACTCCAGTCAGATTTCGCATATAGCCGCTGCGGACATAACCTCGCCTGACTGCGAATACCTCATTGGTTTGGAGGTCAAGGATGATAAGCTCCCCTCCTGCGATTCCAAGTTCCCGATCGTGCGGACGAGTAATCCCACGCCAGGTGTAGCCGTATCGGCTCCGGGGAGAAGAAACGTCTTCTTCTGCCACGATATAGGGAACGCGTACGAATTTGCCGTTGACCGCTGTTTGATAATCTTTCCCCGGATGTGCCTTCTCGTCTCGGTAAAACCGCCGGTATTTCATTCCCTCAACAGTTTTTGAATTCTTAGGCAAAGGGATTTCCAGGAACTGATACTTGCCTATGGCAGGCTGGACAAAATATTCTTCCGGGTGATCTCGTACTCCTACCGAATGTCCGTACGGATCTTCCAGTGCATAGAGATGTTCGAGTTCGTAATCTGTGGGATTGTCGCGGAGACGTAGTTGGAGCAAGCCTTCCACATTCTCCACCGTCTTGTAGATAAACTCCCCCGCTTCGGTCTTGCACAGATGCTCGAAGTATTCCTGCGGCGTCATGCCGGGCTTGTACCCACTGTCTTCCGGAACCGGATTGGGAATCTTGATCGCGTGCGCAAACCGCCCTTCTTCCGTCGCCAACGGATCGGCCGGCTTGAGCTTAGCGACCTCTCCGCAGACTTCGTGCGGAGCCAGCTTCCGCTTGGCACACGCGGCTTCAATTTCTTTGATCGCTTTCCGAAACCGCTCCCCGGGGGTCTCTTCCTTCTTGAACACTGACGCCCCGGTGCCCGCGATCAGGACACCTCCTAAGCCCAGCGCGATGAGCCCACGCTTCCATTTCATCTTCGTCATCTCATGCCACCTTTCGTGATTGCTCACCACCGCCTCGCTGATTCCTTCGGGCTCCTCGGATGTCGACCTGCCCGATCTGGAAGTTCTCGTTGACCATGAAAGCCCCTGTTCTTCGGCCGCGATACCGCTCCATGCTGATGAGCTGGGCAAAGACAACGCCCTTATCCTTGATCTCCTTATCTACTCCGAACACATCACGTGATCGATCGCCGCTGTTGGCATCGGCTGCATATTCGGTGCTGCGCATCGACAAGGTGTACGTTTGGGTCTGTGTATCAAACAAGAGCACGTCGTTCCCGTCCTGGCCATTGACCTGGTCCTTGTCGAGCCCGCCCGATAGCACGGCATCGCCATAGAGGCCGAACAGTTGGTCATCCCCGGCACCCCCCTCCAGCGTATCGGCTCCGCCGATCTCAG
Proteins encoded in this region:
- a CDS encoding calcium-binding protein → MSQTNISIWLKFALQQMAAESYLDQLLFGRPLREILLDGNNDTRFVQPDANGNLPGKTRFTNVLADRFLSTYDILDHHANDATGFSATLMRDRTTGEYTLSFRSLEYQNQAEGGDWERDGLPGAAGEIAGTGFALAQLVSMERYYRDLKTSGLLPQNAVLNVTGYSLGGHLATVFSELHANEITATYTFNGAGRGRINGGTAGLSDADRIREMLQAAETRLLAINPSWFASGNTGNVYGDQQYQDVRQETILNFSTTTSFLPPGEIGMGTGFDKITQLVGQATHNDQPYVANSGIHGAPTTIFIEDQPNVDGLAGLFGQSGSFGTTHSLTLLVDALALMELFQQVDGTLLKETIEAIFAASSSQAASGLVGVSGIAEGNSLENALDALGKILVPGYTPTPFGRQTNDFGSLTFRNQFYTNLEAVRAAVGTQTYQIASFVTKSSSEIYAVARNADATGLAYRYALQELNPFAVVGPDYTPHNADGALDLYNSQTGQGTWTLNALNDRAELLAEKLKFTLADGTPTNASATLYEDKATIFNNGRNATATQVVIFGGIDNDPLDGRSGSDHLCGGAGEDVLNGFADQDYLEGNADNDELPGGSDNDILLGQQGNDQLFAEADNDRLNGGLGDDRLDGGTGLDTYFYHTGQGQDRIVDADRSGTIVFDGQTLVGGIRRQGAPADTYIRPDGQFTFVTSGLDGSVDQMVQRKVA
- a CDS encoding calcium-binding protein → RAKHGCPTHAFVRDWLMELSSGAGAVPGFVGRSRSLSGRRSATLIGFTGNDLLYGGAGDDELHGGGGADGLTGGIGRALLIGDTTPFQGGSPEIGGADTLEGGAGDDQLFGLYGDAVLSGGLDKDQVNGQDGNDVLLFDTQTQTYTLSMRSTEYAADANSGDRSRDVFGVDKEIKDKGVVFAQLISMERYRGRRTGAFMVNENFQIGQVDIRGARRNQRGGGEQSRKVA